The nucleotide sequence TAATTTCAGAAATCAATTTTCCTCGATGAGCTTCCCTTTCATCCTatcagaaatttgtcaaaaaaaaataaaatttaattttactaaTTTTCTAAATTATAGATCTTAAAAAATAAATGGCCACATTATAGACTTGAAATTtccaaataaattttatttgattttgaattttttttctcaaaaaacctTTCTTTCTACATGTTTCCCATCTTCAATGTCTCTTTTGATTgttaaaatcttttttttctttctttttggcatttgttattgttatcatTTCCTCCTTTGAGTTTTCTCTCTTTCATCATAATTTATGTCTTCGCTCTTATCATTCATCATAATTTTCaactttgtctactttcaaagctCTCTTACAAATATGTTCTTCGTTCTCCGTTACTCATCCTACTCCAAATTTATAGTCTTtcatttcattattattattttatttattatgatcatCTCTTTTTCCTCCCTCACCTTCGACATTTATTGCTTTGACTCATCATCATTTCAGCCTCATTTTCTTCTTTGTCCATCAAATCAATCCCTAAATTATATTCGTATGCAGTTTATCAATCATTATGTCATGACAAAAACAAGaatagatttattatcaaagattaAATCTTTGTGAaagcgaaacaactcaaaattaaTCGATAATACTCATCCAAAGGAGGATGTGACGATAACCTTGAACGCCACATCCCATATGAAAAGAGACACATATAACTGAGGAACATTtaggatattaaaaataaataaatattctaaAAATGAGGGTATCattgcaaaaataaaaataaagagagagatatttttagaaaaatcaccTTTGATTTTTCCTGGGCCTGAAAAATTattgaggttgaatttaatttcttatatatatatatatatatatatatatatatatatatatatatatatatatatatatatatatatatatatatatatgtatgtgtgtgtgtgtgtgtgtgtgcacaggACTAATTTATAGTTAATGCATCAATGTCGGAAAACAACTTCTTTTACATATAATGCTGGAAGACCCATAGAGTAGTTGAACTTCTATATCAAACGTTTGTTTTTGCCAGATACGAATGCAGAACAACAAGTGCATGACTATCGAAACCTTTCGTGAAGCGAAGACTATGTAGGCTGCAGCAGCATGGAGAACACGGGCACCACAGCAGAGGAGGAGGACATTATAATGGTGAGAGCACAATCTGACGGATTCAGAGATTAATTCTACTATATTTCCATGGAACCGTCCAAACAAAAACGAGCGTCGTCGCCATCAGGCTGGAAGGGAAGCGCGTGGAATTAGTCCAACGGTCGTGCAGTTTAGTAAGATGAATCCACCCTCCCCGGGGAAGTCTTCCCTTCACTCCTTTTTCATGTCGATCTGGAAGAAAGCAATGATGACTGATGGCCTCGAAAGAGATAGATTTCCGAAATGTGGAGTAAATCAGGcttataacaaaaaagaaaattgcatCACATTCGACCGGCCTTCCTTTGATTGCTGCGTCATGTCAATTTCGCATTCTTATCTTGACTGCCACATACGCTTTGTCGTACATCTTGTCCACCGTTGCAAAATAGAAGAGCCTCCAATCTTTCTTGAACAGCATGACCACGAACACACTCCATAAGCCGACCAAATATCCGAGCCCGGTACCAAAGTAAAATGACAGCACATGAGATCCTTGTTCGTACTCCTCTTCCGTCGAATCGACGTTGGGATCGTCGGAGCAACTCTTGGTCACCGGAGGTCCACAGAGATGGACATTTCCGATATAAATGGATGCATCATCCAGCGTCTGAAGTTGATTCCCCGATGGAATCGCTCCCGATAGATTGTTATAAGACAGATTCAAGTGGCTCAGAGAATTCAGCGCCGAAAAGCTTTGAGGAATGACTCCGGATAACTTATTGAATGATAGGTCCAGAGTTTCCAATGACTTCATAGCGCCCATTGTTTTCGGAATCATGCCTTCAAAACTATTTCTCGACAAATTCAATGTTTGAAGCGCAAAAAGAGAACCGATTTCCGGAGGAATCACTCCGCTCAGATCATTGTTCGAAAGATCTATGCTCTTCACAAATCGGAGAATGGTGGAGAAGCTGAACTCATCGCCCTTGGTAACCAGAGATATACTCTCGCTTGCCACGAAAGAGGATAacgcaaaattcataatgttcgaAACCGTAGAAGCCATCGACTTTGACGCGGAGATCATCGCGCTGAAGTTGCCGAAAGAGTGCGGTACCGATCCCGATAGTCTGTTGTTGGAGAGATCGATGATTTGAAGATTACTAGATCGTCCAAGTTGCAGAGGAATATGGCCCGAAAACATATTTGAGCGCAGTAGGAGTACTTGCAGATTCCGTAAACTTTGTCCGATCCACGCTGGAATACTTCCCGAGAATTTGTTGTTGCCGAGATCAATGACAGCCAGCCGACTGCAATTTTTCAGCGACGAAGGAATACGTCCGAAGAGGCTGTTGTTGTTTAAGTGAAGGAACTGAAGGTTGCCCAAGTTTCCGATGGAGTCAGGAATCTTTCCTCGTAGCTTGTTGTTCGCCAGATTGACAAACAAAAGTTGTGATCCCTCCGGCCGACAACGCGGGATTTCTCCTGATATTTGATTGTTGGATAGATCAAGGGCATAAAGTTGCTGCAGGTCGCAGACGTAGGACGACGGTATGCTTCCATGAAGATAGTTGTGGGAGAGGAACAGGTAGCCCAACTGTGATGAGATGGTCGAGGGTAGCGATCCCGACAAAGAATTGCTGGACAAGTCCAGCGCTTGTAGGTTTGGTGGCAAAACAGGAATGCGACCTCGAAAGAGATTGGAGCTCAAATTCAAGAGCATCAAGGTGGCCATACTCTCCAAGGATGCCGGCAAAACTCCACCGATCTTATTGTGGGACAGATTTATGTCCATaatggtggaagaagaagaattccAAAACCAATCAGGCAGTGTGTCTTCGATGCTTGTGTTGGACAGATCAATATCAGTGAGGAATTCCTGAGAACGGAGCCACCTGGGAAACGCGGGACCCAAGTCACAGGTATCAACTTTGATGGATTGAAGTTGAAAAGGGGGCACCCAGTCGTCGTCGAATCGGATGGTCAAAGGGTTGGCGTAAGCGTACAGGGCGACCAACTCGGTTAGGTTCACGAAATGGAGTTCGGACAAGGTGCCCTCCAGGGAGTTATCGGAGAGATCAAGGGTGGAAAGgtcggaaagcttgccgatcTCAACCGGTATCAGTCCGGAGAGTGAATTATGACCCAAGTCGAGCTGCGTTACGCTGGACAGATTCCCAATCTCGGCGGGGATTCGACCCGAAAGTGAATTGCCGCTGAGGCGTAATTCCGTAAGACTGGTCAAGCGCCCAATCTCGGCagggatggaaccgacgaggaagcACTAAACGAGGTTTAGCTGCGACAGACTTGTCGTGTTCCCGATTTCAGGTAGAAGGGGACTCGTAAATGAATTATGGCTGAGATCAAGTGTGGTTAGACTGGCCAAACTCCAGAGATCGACAGGTATGGAACCGGAAAGCGAGTTGCCGCTAAGGTCGAGCTGCGCGAGACGAGTCAAGTTCCCAAACCCGGCAGGTACGGTGCCATACAATTCAGAATTGCTGATCGCGAGATAGGAGAGGCTACGGAGTTCAAAAAGCCAGCTGGGAAAGGTGGAGTTGAAGAAGTTGCCACGGAGATCGAGGGTGGTGAGAGCCGTGAGGTTGACGCGGGAAAGAGAGTCGGGGAGGGCAGTGAGACCACAGCCTGACAGATAGAGTTGCTGCAGGGAGGGCAGCTGGTTCACGGCTCGTAGCCAATCGGGAGAGGCCGTGCTGAGGTTCACAAAGTTCATTTGGAGGAATGTTAGAGAAGAGAGACGCGAGAGCCACTGTAGGTCGTCCCCCGCGTCGATCCTCAAGTTGTACGAGGACAGGCTCAGATAGCGGAGGGTTGACAGGTTACCCAGCTGGGGAGGAATGGCTCCGCCGAAATTGGAATAAGAGAGATCCAGATATCTGAGTCTCCCAAAAGAACCCAAGAACTTGGGGATTCGGGCGCCGCCGAAGTCGTTCTGAGTGAGATTCAAGCGACGcaaatgagttagagaaagcaAAGATGGACCGATCTCACCCCCCAACACCGTCGAATTGTCGTAGTAAGCCTCCGCATTCTGGAGGTTGAGCTGCACGACGTGACCCGTGGTGTTGTCGCACACCACGCCGCTCCATCTGCAGCAGTCCACTGGGCGATGCCACGAGGACAAGCGGCGGGATGGGTCGAGGATGCCGGCTTTGAAGGCGAGGAGGGCGTCCCTCTCCGCCTTCATGCACCCCCTCGTCGTCGTCACAAGCGTCAAGAACAGAACGCTCATTAGGCAAGAGCAGCTCAGCGACGAATGGGATGGGCTTCTCGTGTCGCCCATGCTCTTTGGTGAACGAATGACCAGTAGGCTGCAGGCGGCACAGCGGAGaacatgtatatatgaatataatatataGAATGTGGTAGGTTGAACCATCGCTCTCCGCGATTACCAATGGATCCTCTTGTGAAATGACAGGTCCCTTCGTCTCCACCCGGCATCCCATGTGATCGAAGTAGTGAAAAAGGATACATATTATAACGTGAGTGCTAATCTTTTTCGTCCTTTCGTCCAACTTGGACTCGTAATCTAAAGATCATGGAAGCGCAGCTGCCAAGAAGGACGCACACGGAGTTGAGGTCAAAAAAGCTCCGAAGGCTAAAATGGCTTCAGCACTCGAGTCTCTTCCTAACTCTAAAGAACGGGCATGGCGTGTGCAAGGAATCCTGCAGGGGAGGA is from Musa acuminata AAA Group cultivar baxijiao chromosome BXJ1-6, Cavendish_Baxijiao_AAA, whole genome shotgun sequence and encodes:
- the LOC135675425 gene encoding receptor-like protein EIX2, with the protein product MDINLSHNKIGGVLPASLESMATLMLLNLSSNLFRGRIPVLPPNLQALDLSSNSLSGSLPSTISSQLGYLFLSHNYLHGSIPSSYVCDLQQLYALDLSNNQISGEIPRCRPEGSQLLFVNLANNKLRGKIPDSIGNLGNLQFLHLNNNSLFGRIPSSLKNCSRLAVIDLGNNKFSGSIPAWIGQSLRNLQVLLLRSNMFSGHIPLQLGRSSNLQIIDLSNNRLSGSVPHSFGNFSAMISASKSMASTVSNIMNFALSSFVASESISLVTKGDEFSFSTILRFVKSIDLSNNDLSGVIPPEIGSLFALQTLNLSRNSFEGMIPKTMGAMKSLETLDLSFNKLSGVIPQSFSALNSLSHLNLSYNNLSGAIPSGNQLQTLDDASIYIGNVHLCGPPVTKSCSDDPNVDSTEEEYEQGSHVLSFYFGTGLGYLVGLWSVFVVMLFKKDWRLFYFATVDKMYDKAYVAVKIRMRN
- the LOC135676026 gene encoding receptor-like protein EIX1 — its product is MGDTRSPSHSSLSCSCLMSVLFLTLVTTTRGCMKAERDALLAFKAGILDPSRRLSSWHRPVDCCRWSGVVCDNTTGHVVQLNLQNAEAYYDNSTVLGGEIGPSLLSLTHLRRLNLTQNDFGGARIPKFLGSFGRLRYLDLSYSNFGGAIPPQLGNLSTLRYLSLSSYNLRIDAGDDLQWLSRLSSLTFLQMNFVNLSTASPDWLRAVNQLPSLQQLYLSGCGLTALPDSLSRVNLTALTTLDLRGNFFNSTFPSWLFELRSLSYLAISNSELYGTVPAGFGNLTRLAQLDLSGNSLSGSIPVDLWSLASLTTLDLSHNSFTSPLLPEIGNTTSLSQLNLV